A region from the Roseofilum reptotaenium CS-1145 genome encodes:
- a CDS encoding papain fold toxin domain-containing protein codes for MTKLCTTDDEIYQRITTIAGSFQLFECEVCAQAIQEFLIYSGISGLYLGKAALSQFQTFLDGYTFALRQLKIPVSQEEQEFEGFHIKSVE; via the coding sequence ATGACAAAATTATGTACAACTGATGATGAAATTTATCAGAGGATAACCACCATCGCTGGTTCATTTCAACTCTTTGAATGCGAAGTTTGTGCCCAGGCTATTCAGGAATTTTTAATTTATTCGGGAATTTCTGGTTTATATTTGGGGAAAGCAGCTCTTAGTCAATTTCAGACCTTTTTAGATGGTTATACTTTTGCTTTACGTCAACTTAAGATTCCCGTAAGTCAAGAAGAACAAGAATTTGAAGGATTTCATATCAAGTCCGTTGAATAA
- a CDS encoding tetratricopeptide repeat protein gives MMLQDKNWQTYRDLKEVLSLNVRRQLFLAVCDDPNFCQYLVNQLDMESRCNGTPLDSEIPRWVTLELEADDPNLVHQIDRWYNVANHQEIQKSLPLSPNSPPRRRKDDWMKVSPLDLSPHVPREFSPGFQFFGVQRLMQKSPTQQWSFLQNLEYIAQRYLDLAWDWNLLIWIPRPWLFSIQQSVPRFWHCHTGLFEFVAEPLPTHSRGGGALKGQVKELAELPPQEEEEQKLGTGVRETQRPVVVKTDTLQEVQEAIAAQRKTLEELEEDAIARLDLLNDLGNLYWILSRKTTNREEGLAALKQAIQTYEQALSHPQIKSQPQGYTRLQNNLGIAYGELSRHENPVEGLEKAIAAYQSALSHQRKPADQSYDRVSDQDSQHYASTQNNLGTAYWNLAQHQEAAKNLKQAIAAYQEALKYYHPDRDALSYGMIQNNLGTAYWNLSRYHNSKDYLQLAIWSYQLALQYRTLETNPSGYTATQNNLGTTYWHLANQSDAPIEQKREHLKECIGAYQKVIEALENTKPEGSLNLTFDPIATHNNLGVALYQLAMSAHQVGSKDKSDILEPLELSLKHHIEAWTRWQNNPQMAHTALNYLLQAVRSIYNEGGIDAQNRALAQVPRNLLPEILNRL, from the coding sequence ATGATGCTGCAAGATAAAAATTGGCAAACCTACCGCGACTTAAAAGAAGTCCTTAGCTTAAATGTGCGCCGCCAGCTCTTTTTAGCAGTTTGTGATGATCCGAATTTTTGCCAGTATTTGGTGAATCAACTGGATATGGAGAGTCGATGTAATGGAACTCCGCTAGATTCGGAGATTCCGCGATGGGTAACCCTGGAATTAGAAGCGGACGATCCGAATTTGGTTCACCAAATCGATCGCTGGTACAATGTCGCTAATCATCAAGAAATCCAGAAATCTCTCCCTCTTAGCCCTAACTCTCCTCCCCGACGACGCAAAGATGATTGGATGAAGGTTTCACCTTTAGATCTCTCTCCCCATGTTCCCCGTGAGTTTTCCCCTGGGTTCCAATTTTTTGGGGTACAGCGTCTGATGCAAAAGTCTCCTACTCAACAATGGTCTTTTTTGCAAAATTTGGAATATATTGCCCAACGGTATCTGGATTTAGCCTGGGATTGGAATCTGTTAATCTGGATACCTCGTCCGTGGTTATTTTCGATTCAACAGTCGGTTCCTCGATTTTGGCATTGTCATACGGGGTTATTTGAGTTTGTGGCTGAACCGTTGCCCACCCATTCACGGGGGGGAGGGGCGTTAAAGGGGCAAGTAAAAGAGTTAGCCGAACTGCCTCCGCAAGAGGAAGAAGAGCAGAAATTGGGCACAGGAGTACGGGAAACACAACGTCCTGTAGTGGTCAAAACGGACACTCTTCAAGAGGTACAAGAGGCGATCGCCGCGCAACGGAAGACTCTAGAAGAGCTAGAGGAGGATGCGATCGCCCGTTTAGACTTACTCAATGATTTAGGCAATCTCTACTGGATTTTATCTCGGAAAACGACGAACCGGGAAGAGGGATTAGCTGCGCTCAAACAAGCGATTCAAACCTATGAACAAGCGCTATCCCATCCTCAGATCAAATCCCAACCTCAAGGTTATACTCGGTTGCAGAATAACCTCGGTATTGCCTACGGGGAATTATCGCGCCATGAGAACCCGGTAGAAGGGTTAGAAAAGGCGATCGCCGCGTATCAGTCTGCTTTATCCCATCAAAGAAAACCGGCGGATCAATCTTACGATCGAGTGTCGGATCAAGACTCACAGCACTACGCTTCGACTCAAAATAATCTGGGAACTGCTTATTGGAATTTAGCGCAACATCAAGAGGCGGCTAAAAATTTGAAACAGGCGATCGCGGCTTATCAAGAAGCCCTAAAATATTATCATCCCGATCGCGATGCCCTCAGTTATGGGATGATTCAAAATAACTTAGGGACTGCCTATTGGAATTTATCCCGATATCACAATTCTAAAGACTATTTACAATTAGCAATTTGGTCGTATCAACTTGCCCTTCAATATCGTACCCTAGAAACCAATCCTAGTGGCTATACAGCAACACAAAATAATCTGGGAACGACCTATTGGCACTTAGCCAATCAATCCGATGCACCCATTGAACAGAAACGGGAGCATTTGAAAGAGTGTATTGGAGCCTATCAAAAGGTGATTGAAGCTCTGGAAAATACTAAACCTGAAGGTTCCCTTAACCTCACTTTCGATCCAATTGCGACCCATAATAATCTGGGTGTGGCTTTATATCAATTGGCGATGAGTGCCCATCAAGTTGGTTCTAAGGATAAATCCGATATCCTTGAACCCCTGGAATTATCCCTCAAACATCATATCGAAGCGTGGACAAGATGGCAGAATAATCCACAAATGGCGCATACGGCACTCAATTATTTACTGCAAGCAGTGCGATCGATCTACAATGAGGGAGGCATTGATGCCCAAAACCGCGCCCTAGCGCAAGTTCCCAGAAATTTATTACCCGAAATTCTCAATCGACTCTGA
- a CDS encoding SPFH domain-containing protein: MKFRPLITSGFLAAILGASLSFLSSCGVLPGTSVKRIPPGYVGLKVELYGNNRGVQNATISTGKVWYNGYSEEIIVFPDHVQYYILTASVDEGSPKDESITFGVGGTTVNADVSLSYFFNTTQIKDFYGKYLKDPEQFKGTLVRSETRNCFNQSATNYKPEEILGSQQSKLLKEVQTCLTDKFGPVGVNFESVGFVSKPRFDQSIEAQITARFQAEQRAIAAQAQLEVAEAEAKQKEIEARGDAEVAKIQASSITSMTLELRQIELQEKMIEKWNGVLPIYQGTPAPFPSFNVEAEQQ; the protein is encoded by the coding sequence ATGAAATTTCGTCCTCTGATCACCTCTGGTTTTCTGGCAGCAATACTCGGTGCATCGCTCTCTTTCCTCTCTTCCTGTGGTGTATTACCAGGAACTAGCGTTAAACGCATTCCTCCCGGTTATGTGGGTTTAAAAGTTGAATTGTATGGTAATAATCGGGGCGTACAAAATGCCACGATTAGCACGGGAAAAGTTTGGTATAACGGCTATAGTGAAGAGATTATTGTTTTTCCCGACCATGTCCAGTATTATATTTTGACGGCTTCCGTTGATGAAGGTTCGCCCAAGGATGAAAGTATTACGTTTGGCGTTGGCGGAACAACAGTTAATGCAGATGTGTCTCTCTCCTATTTCTTCAATACGACTCAAATCAAGGACTTTTATGGCAAATACCTGAAAGATCCAGAACAGTTTAAGGGTACGTTAGTCCGCAGTGAAACTCGCAACTGTTTTAATCAATCGGCGACGAATTATAAACCGGAAGAAATTCTCGGTAGTCAGCAATCTAAATTGCTCAAAGAAGTACAAACTTGCTTAACGGATAAATTTGGCCCGGTGGGTGTTAATTTTGAATCTGTAGGCTTTGTGAGTAAACCTCGATTCGATCAATCGATTGAGGCTCAAATTACGGCTCGATTTCAAGCGGAGCAACGGGCGATCGCCGCTCAAGCGCAGTTAGAGGTTGCTGAAGCTGAAGCCAAGCAAAAGGAGATCGAAGCGCGAGGAGATGCGGAAGTGGCGAAAATTCAAGCTTCTAGCATTACTTCAATGACGTTAGAACTGCGGCAAATTGAACTGCAAGAGAAAATGATTGAGAAATGGAACGGCGTTTTACCGATTTATCAAGGCACACCGGCACCGTTTCCTTCCTTTAATGTAGAGGCAGAACAGCAGTAG
- a CDS encoding FAD-binding oxidoreductase, which yields MISPQLENHWNEFVSGLEDIEWTTQPNQVAKLSQDYFHFSPILQPLLGEKRADVVVRPINEAQVLRVVKVCVKYKIPITVRGAGTGNYGQCVPLEGGVVLDLTRINQILEIKPGWVRAEPGAKLAQINKLAAEIGWELRLLPSTYRTATLGGFIAGGSGGIGSILYGWLGDRGNVLAAKVVTLEEEPQVLELRGDDVQQVNHAYGTNGIIIELELPLAPSYPWTEGIFVFSDFMAAARFSQQLGEADGLIAKLISLHAWPLPSYFTALKSYLPDGKHAVLLIFDYSGLVGVQALAQEFQGEITYISLTAEKSLNLGEFTWNHTTLHARTADPNLTYLQSRFPCDPKLELVQQFYEQYGEEVMMHLEIVRFQGRVAPCGLEVVKFTSEERLQEIMGDRENHGVSIFNPHTYILEDGGSRTINPLQVNFKQKVDPYGLLNPGKMRGWLDQIN from the coding sequence ATGATTTCACCACAGCTAGAAAACCACTGGAATGAATTTGTATCAGGGCTGGAGGACATAGAGTGGACGACGCAACCGAATCAAGTGGCGAAGTTATCCCAAGATTACTTTCATTTTAGCCCCATTTTACAGCCTTTGTTAGGAGAAAAACGAGCAGATGTAGTCGTGCGTCCTATCAATGAAGCGCAAGTTTTAAGAGTGGTTAAGGTTTGTGTAAAGTATAAAATTCCGATTACTGTTCGAGGGGCGGGAACGGGAAATTATGGCCAATGTGTGCCCCTAGAAGGCGGAGTAGTTTTAGATTTAACTCGAATCAATCAGATCCTGGAGATTAAACCAGGATGGGTGAGAGCGGAACCCGGAGCAAAGTTAGCGCAAATTAATAAGTTAGCTGCTGAAATCGGTTGGGAGTTGCGCTTACTTCCTTCAACCTATCGCACGGCAACCCTAGGGGGGTTTATTGCTGGAGGTAGTGGAGGAATTGGCTCTATTTTATACGGATGGTTAGGCGATCGCGGCAATGTCCTAGCCGCCAAAGTGGTTACCCTCGAAGAAGAACCGCAAGTGCTGGAACTGCGTGGGGATGACGTGCAACAGGTTAATCATGCCTATGGAACCAATGGCATTATCATTGAATTAGAACTGCCCTTAGCACCGAGTTATCCCTGGACTGAAGGTATTTTTGTTTTCTCTGATTTCATGGCGGCAGCACGGTTTAGCCAACAATTAGGAGAAGCCGATGGTTTAATTGCTAAGTTAATTAGTCTTCATGCTTGGCCTCTTCCTTCCTATTTTACTGCCCTAAAATCCTATTTACCCGATGGCAAGCACGCGGTTTTGCTCATTTTTGATTACTCTGGTTTAGTGGGTGTACAAGCATTGGCACAAGAGTTTCAAGGAGAAATCACTTATATTTCCTTAACGGCAGAAAAATCCCTGAACTTGGGTGAGTTTACCTGGAATCATACAACCCTTCATGCTCGCACGGCTGACCCAAATTTAACGTATTTGCAAAGTCGCTTTCCCTGCGATCCGAAATTGGAATTAGTGCAACAGTTTTATGAGCAGTATGGTGAAGAAGTGATGATGCATTTAGAAATTGTTCGCTTCCAAGGACGAGTCGCTCCCTGCGGCTTAGAAGTTGTGAAGTTTACAAGCGAGGAACGGTTGCAGGAAATTATGGGCGATCGCGAAAATCATGGGGTTTCCATCTTTAATCCTCATACCTATATTTTAGAGGATGGAGGCAGTCGGACGATTAATCCGCTTCAAGTCAATTTTAAGCAGAAAGTCGATCCTTATGGTTTATTGAATCCCGGAAAAATGCGTGGCTGGTTGGATCAAATCAATTAG
- a CDS encoding XDD3 family exosortase-dependent surface protein, producing MSTLTIKTLFTATAVTLSTAFIATQPVQAFGFTPSSGFTTLTSDWHIVQDSFKDGTGGGIVGTNSDFEMFGMAAKVENGYAHFAFNGNLGLDKSGGIGQGDLFFNFTGKSFKEASAAEKLLGVHFAPNDAGNGSLANGLYENVSAKSVTKWNSGHSGFQSYRNSVADKGGTVDFGDLTAAEAQEYLTAFEGGHEDGNHSIQNVIKTGDKVANDGFAFLTEAELAGLDFGSNHVAKAQTFGFKFDASKLPTGQALLTLMHECINDGMAMAVEFEEEPTVGVPEPTSILTLGLMGLGLAGGQLRKKNS from the coding sequence ATGAGTACTTTAACTATAAAAACTTTATTTACGGCTACTGCTGTTACCCTCTCGACAGCTTTTATCGCGACCCAACCAGTACAAGCCTTCGGTTTCACCCCGTCAAGCGGTTTCACCACGTTAACCAGTGACTGGCATATAGTGCAGGACTCCTTTAAGGATGGAACAGGTGGTGGTATCGTCGGCACGAACAGCGATTTTGAAATGTTTGGCATGGCAGCCAAAGTTGAAAACGGCTACGCTCATTTTGCGTTTAATGGCAACCTGGGACTCGACAAGAGTGGTGGTATTGGACAAGGGGACTTATTCTTTAACTTCACAGGTAAGAGCTTCAAAGAGGCGAGTGCTGCCGAGAAGTTGTTGGGTGTTCATTTTGCCCCGAATGACGCTGGCAATGGCTCTCTAGCCAATGGTCTCTATGAAAATGTGAGCGCTAAAAGCGTAACGAAATGGAACAGTGGTCACAGCGGATTTCAAAGTTATCGGAATTCTGTAGCTGACAAGGGGGGAACCGTAGATTTTGGAGATTTAACGGCTGCGGAAGCTCAGGAATATCTGACAGCTTTTGAGGGTGGACATGAAGACGGTAACCACAGTATTCAAAATGTGATTAAAACTGGAGATAAAGTTGCTAATGACGGTTTTGCCTTCTTGACTGAAGCTGAACTTGCTGGTCTTGATTTTGGCTCGAATCACGTAGCAAAAGCACAGACATTTGGATTTAAGTTCGATGCCAGCAAGTTGCCTACCGGACAAGCCCTACTGACTTTAATGCACGAGTGTATCAACGATGGTATGGCGATGGCAGTTGAGTTTGAAGAGGAGCCTACCGTTGGTGTTCCTGAACCGACTAGCATCCTCACTTTAGGTCTGATGGGTTTGGGATTAGCGGGTGGTCAACTCCGCAAGAAAAATTCGTAG
- a CDS encoding ABC-ATPase domain-containing protein — MADQLHLRQLLHQLNDRSYKAYKDIRGRYQFPEFLLCIDRVQGDPFAAPSQVRVLMSYEVAGFPLQTYQNRSRAIALCDYLTRQFCQICTQLSDRRGTGNSGLIQMLRVGQEVLSRTSIILTQQGIEARFTVGLPAQGRRILGYQAGGLLCEDVPEIVEQSLKYQNLLAEELQKHIETVEDAEALRSQLSQNQLVAFVADGSILPRRSGVDRRGLVDRAVPFESPESLRVTLETPNQGRLTGMGIPQGVTLIVGGGYHGKSTLLKAIELGIYNHIPGDGREFVVSDRRSVKIRAEDGRSITGVDISPFIQDLPQNLETKAFSTPNASGSTSQAANMMEALEVGAKLFLVDEDTAATNFMIRDRRMQALIAKTSEPITPLIDKVRQLYGDYAVSTLLVIGGSGDYFDVADTVISMNHFVPEDLTEAAQAIAEKYPTDRQIEGGDHFGQNSPRIPIGASVDPSQGHKSVKLKVRDVNQVVFGTDSIDLADVEQLVEVGQLKAIAEAMVYAKENYLNGQYTLAETLEAIFADIQEGGLDALTRFREGNLVEFRPFELAAAFNRLRSLSVKTIHQ, encoded by the coding sequence ATGGCCGATCAACTGCATTTACGTCAACTGCTCCACCAATTGAACGATCGCAGTTATAAAGCATATAAAGATATTCGTGGTCGCTACCAGTTCCCCGAATTCCTGCTCTGCATTGATCGAGTGCAGGGCGATCCCTTTGCTGCTCCCAGTCAGGTGCGGGTGTTGATGTCCTATGAAGTGGCCGGTTTTCCTCTACAAACGTATCAAAACCGTAGTCGGGCGATCGCCTTATGTGACTATTTGACGCGTCAATTTTGTCAAATCTGTACCCAACTTAGCGATCGCCGAGGGACAGGAAATAGTGGTCTGATTCAGATGCTTCGTGTCGGTCAAGAAGTGTTATCTCGCACGTCTATAATTTTGACACAACAAGGTATAGAAGCCCGCTTTACTGTGGGCTTGCCGGCCCAAGGTCGGCGGATTTTGGGGTATCAAGCGGGGGGATTATTGTGTGAAGATGTGCCAGAAATTGTAGAACAATCCCTGAAATATCAGAACTTACTGGCTGAGGAACTACAAAAGCATATCGAAACGGTAGAAGATGCAGAAGCCTTGCGATCGCAATTAAGCCAAAATCAGTTAGTGGCGTTTGTGGCTGATGGGTCAATTTTACCTCGTCGCAGTGGAGTGGATCGACGGGGATTGGTAGATCGAGCCGTTCCATTTGAGTCTCCAGAGTCCCTACGCGTGACTCTAGAAACACCCAACCAAGGAAGACTCACGGGAATGGGAATTCCTCAAGGAGTAACCTTAATTGTGGGAGGGGGATACCATGGTAAATCAACGCTGTTAAAGGCGATCGAATTGGGGATTTATAATCATATTCCGGGGGATGGCCGGGAATTTGTAGTTAGCGATCGCCGCTCAGTTAAGATTAGAGCAGAAGATGGCCGTTCCATCACAGGGGTGGATATTTCCCCCTTTATTCAGGATTTACCCCAAAATTTGGAGACTAAAGCTTTTTCTACCCCCAATGCTAGTGGTAGTACCTCCCAAGCCGCAAACATGATGGAGGCACTCGAAGTTGGGGCAAAACTGTTTTTGGTGGATGAGGATACCGCTGCCACTAATTTTATGATTCGCGATCGCCGAATGCAAGCCTTGATTGCCAAAACCTCCGAACCCATTACCCCCCTCATTGATAAGGTGCGCCAACTCTATGGAGATTATGCGGTGTCTACCCTCTTGGTGATTGGTGGAAGTGGGGACTATTTTGATGTAGCAGATACAGTGATTTCCATGAATCATTTTGTCCCTGAAGACTTGACAGAAGCAGCCCAGGCGATCGCCGAAAAATACCCCACAGACCGACAAATTGAAGGTGGAGACCATTTTGGTCAAAATTCCCCCAGAATCCCCATAGGAGCGAGTGTAGACCCCAGTCAGGGGCATAAATCCGTGAAGCTCAAGGTACGAGATGTAAATCAAGTCGTCTTTGGTACAGACTCCATTGATTTAGCTGATGTCGAACAGTTGGTTGAAGTCGGGCAATTAAAGGCGATCGCCGAAGCCATGGTTTATGCTAAAGAAAACTATCTCAATGGCCAATACACCCTTGCAGAAACCCTAGAAGCCATTTTTGCCGATATTCAAGAAGGAGGTTTAGACGCGCTAACCCGGTTTCGCGAAGGAAACTTAGTCGAATTTCGCCCCTTTGAGTTAGCAGCAGCCTTCAATCGACTGCGCTCTTTATCCGTAAAAACCATTCATCAATAA